A genomic stretch from Longimicrobium sp. includes:
- the glpK gene encoding glycerol kinase GlpK: MILAIDQGTTGSTCLILDADGQVRGRAYSEFTQHFPRPGWVEHDAAEIWEVTRRVARVAAEHAGVGLEGVRGIGITNQRETIVLWDRATGQPVHRALVWQDGRTADVCRTLKEAGHEGQVRATTGLVIDPYFSATKLRWLLDNVPDARRRAEAGELAAGTIDSWLVWTLTGGRLHLTDPTNASRTLLYNLETGAWDPAMLDLFGIPAAVLPEIRPSSQVYGSTSGDALGAEIPVAGIAGDQQSALYGHGCWAPGEGKNTYGTGAFLLVHTGDRPVASKHGLLTTAACGPRGERAYALEGSIFIAGAAVQWLRDGLGILDEAGETEALARSLETNDGVYFVPTFTGLGAPHWEPGARGTIVGLTRGSTRAHLARAALEAMAYSTLDVAAAMEGDAGVSLPELRVDGGATANDWLMQFQADVLGTPVRRPAMVEMTARGAGGLAGLATGVWATPEDFHAARPEETVFTPAVDQSARAALLAGWRRALSATRAWAADDGG; the protein is encoded by the coding sequence ATGATCCTCGCCATCGACCAGGGCACCACCGGCTCCACCTGCCTGATCCTCGACGCCGACGGCCAGGTGCGCGGGCGCGCGTACAGCGAGTTCACGCAGCACTTTCCCCGGCCCGGCTGGGTGGAGCACGACGCGGCGGAGATCTGGGAGGTCACGCGGCGAGTGGCGCGCGTGGCGGCCGAGCACGCCGGCGTCGGGCTGGAGGGGGTGCGCGGCATCGGCATCACCAACCAGCGCGAGACCATCGTCCTGTGGGACCGCGCGACGGGGCAGCCGGTGCACCGCGCGCTGGTGTGGCAGGACGGGCGGACGGCCGACGTCTGCCGCACGCTCAAGGAGGCGGGGCACGAGGGCCAGGTGCGCGCGACGACGGGGCTGGTCATCGACCCGTACTTCAGCGCCACCAAGCTGCGCTGGCTGCTGGACAACGTGCCGGACGCACGCCGCCGCGCCGAGGCGGGCGAGCTGGCGGCGGGGACCATCGATTCGTGGCTGGTGTGGACCCTCACCGGCGGGCGCCTGCACCTGACGGACCCTACCAACGCCTCGCGCACCCTGCTGTACAACCTGGAGACGGGCGCGTGGGATCCCGCGATGCTGGACCTGTTCGGCATTCCCGCCGCCGTGCTGCCGGAGATCCGCCCCTCGTCCCAGGTCTACGGCTCCACCTCGGGCGATGCGCTGGGCGCGGAGATTCCCGTGGCGGGGATCGCGGGCGACCAGCAGTCGGCCCTGTACGGGCACGGGTGCTGGGCGCCCGGAGAAGGAAAGAACACGTACGGCACGGGCGCCTTTCTCCTCGTCCATACGGGCGACCGGCCCGTCGCGTCCAAGCACGGCCTGCTGACCACCGCCGCCTGCGGCCCGCGCGGCGAGCGGGCGTACGCGCTGGAGGGCTCCATCTTCATCGCCGGCGCGGCCGTGCAGTGGCTGCGGGACGGCCTCGGCATTTTGGACGAGGCGGGGGAGACGGAGGCGCTGGCCCGCTCGCTGGAGACGAACGACGGCGTGTACTTCGTCCCCACGTTCACCGGCCTGGGCGCGCCGCACTGGGAGCCGGGGGCGCGCGGGACCATCGTGGGGCTCACGCGTGGGAGCACGCGTGCGCACCTGGCGCGCGCGGCGCTGGAGGCCATGGCCTATTCCACGCTCGACGTGGCCGCGGCCATGGAGGGCGACGCGGGGGTGAGCCTTCCCGAGCTGCGCGTGGACGGCGGCGCCACCGCCAACGACTGGCTGATGCAGTTCCAGGCCGACGTGCTGGGCACCCCCGTCCGCCGCCCGGCCATGGTGGAGATGACGGCGCGCGGTGCCGGCGGCCTCGCGGGGCTGGCGACCGGGGTCTGGGCCACGCCGGAAGACTTCCACGCCGCTCGGCCGGAGGAAACCGTCTTCACGCCCGCCGTGGACCAATCCGCCCGCGCGGCCCTGCTGGCCGGCTGGCGCCGCGCCCTGAGCGCCACCCGCGCCTGGGCCGCGGACGACGGTGGGTGA